Part of the Methanolobus chelungpuianus genome is shown below.
AGCTTCGTGAGATCCACTTCCGTCTCTACCACTTCTTTTGTGGGCGAGTCCTTTACCGGCACGACCTCTCCGTCGGGGTCGACCTCGGAAAGCTTCTGTATGATCCTGTCCTTATCAACACCGAACATCGCTGCAAGTTCATCCCTGGACCCAAGGACATTCATAATAGCACGGCTCCCGTCGACATTATGGAAGAGCACAGGAGCAGGTGTCTGTTTTGCTATCCTGGGAGCTTCGAACACCCTTGAGACAGGACGTGAGATCTCGACCAGTTTACCGGCCTTTTTGAGTTTTTCGATAAATTCCCTCATACTATCATCCGTATTACAATTATGGATAGATAAAGGGAATTGTGCCTTAAATCATTATCTTTAACGCCACCGATAAAAAGGGAACCGTCCTTTCATCAGGATTTGAAAATCAGTATATTGCATGATAATAGCCGTTAATCCTGCTTACTTTTACAGGAAGGCCGAACAGATCTGACAGCTTGCCCTCGCTCAGGATCTCTTCCTTCTTCCCCTCTGCGAATACCTTCCCATCCTTCAACAGTATTACCCGGTCTATCTCCGGTATGATGTCCCCAAGGTCATGTGTCACAAGGACTATGTTCTTGCCGGCCGCTGCCACCTTCCTTGTCAGTTCACGGAACTGGTGATGGCTTTTCATATCGAGGCTGTTGGCGGGCTCATCCAGCACGAGAATCTGCGGATCGTGGACCAGGGCCCTTCCGATGAGTATTCTCCTTGCTTCGCCTGCGGACATCTCCGATATCAGTTTACCGGAAAGGTGAGGTATCTCAAGGAACTTCATCACCTCATAGGCCGTCGCAACCATTTCAGGTCTGACCCTGTGGTTGGCATATATCCCGATACTGCTGAAAAATCCTGACAGGACTACCTCCATACCGCTGATATCCCTCATGTAATCTAACTGGAGGTCACCTGATACTATACCAAGAAGACCACGGAGGTCAAAGATGTTCCAGCTTTCTTTGCCCATTATCCTGAAAACCATGCCGCTGCTGTCAGCACGGGGACGGTAATCGCCTGTGATCACTTTTATAATGGATGATTTTCCTGAGCCGTTGGGCCCTATAATTGCAATGTTCTCTCCCTGGCGGATATACATCCCGACAGAATCCAGTATCTTCCTGTCATTTCTGGATACTGTCACATTCCTCATTTCAAGGAGTGGCACTTCCTGTCCAGTTGTTTCTTCAGCAGAGGGCATCTTCATTCACGCATTTACACTCAGGTTAGCTTTTAAGGATGGCTTTTTTTCCAGATTAACCATATCAATGCTGATAAATCTTTGCAGGAATGTAAGGAAAAGACCATCTGTTCAGCCACAGGCAGACGCTATCTGGATAAGCCGCCGGTGCATCGCTCTTTTTTATGGTGGGATGAAGGGTATTGTAAAACTGAAAGTGCTCCCTTTTCCCGGCTCGCTCTCAACAGTTACATTGCCGCCATGCAGCTCCACAAGCTCCTTCACAATGGACAGTCCAAGACCGCTGCCGCTATACTGGCGCGAGAGCTGGCTGTTTATCTGTTTGAAAGGCATGAACAGTTTGTCAAAGTCACTCTCAGCTATACCTATTCCGGTATCTGTCACGGAGACCCGGACTTTATTCCCGCTTGCAGTTGCACTAAGGGCCACCCTGCCGTTATCCGGAGTGAACTTGATGGCGTTGCTCAGAAGATTGTATATTATCTGCTTGACCTTGATCTTGTCTGCAAGCAGTTCTATGTTCTCAGGCTTGATGACGTGCAATTCAATTTTCTTCTTTCTGGCCAGGTGACCGGTCAGTTTCTCTGCATCCTCGAACACTTCATTCATGTTGAAAGGTTCCAGCTCCAGTTCCATCTTTCCGCTCTCTATCTTCGCAATGTCAAGTATATTATTGATAAGCGTCAGCAGGTACTTTCCGCTTGTTGATATGTAATTAGTATATTTCTGCTGTGTTTCGCTCAGGGGTCCCGCATAGCCTTCTGCAAGCATGTCCGAGAAGCCTATTATGGAGTTAAGTGGTGTCCGCAGTTCGTGGCTCATGCTGGCAAGGAACTCGCTCTTGATACGGTTTGCCGACTCAGCCTCCACCTTTGCCCGGAGCATGGCCTCTTCTGCTCTCTTTCTCTCTGTAATGTCCCTGACAACAGCCTGGGTAATATCCCTATATCCGTCAAGGAGTGATGCATTGATCTCAACATCGATGATATCGCCTTTTCCGGTAAGGTACTTTGTTTCCCCATGAATGAAGCTCTGTACCTTGAGCAGTTCCATTACCTTCTCCCCCTCCGGTCTCAGTTCCGGTATCAGAAGGTCTACAACCGACATCTGTTTAAGCTGCTCCTTTGTATACCCCATGATCTCGCAGGCCTTGCTGTTGACCTCAACGATCTGTCCATCTGTCCTGTTTATAAAAATCCCGTCGCTTGACTGTTCTACGAGTGACCTGTATCTCTTCTCACTCCTGGCAAGTTCCTCTTCAGCAAGTTTTTGTTTTGTAATGTTGCGGGCGGTGCCCAGCAGTTGTACATTCCCGTTTTCTAGTACATAGGCGGTTCCTGTGGAGTTCACCCACTGGATACTGCCATCGCCGCACACCAGCCGGTAATCTACGTTCTTTGTGACTCCGGCGTGTAGAACAGTATATTGTATTATATTAAAGAGCTCATCCTTGTCCTCCGGATGTATGCAGGCGAAATAGTCGTCCCAGCTATGGATGGTTGTTTCAGGCAGGCCGAGTACTTTGTCAGCAGGCGCGGAGATTTGAGGGTTGATATAATTCCACTTCTCATCAATATCCGTTCTCCAGATGAGGGTGTCTATTGAAGTGACAAGTTTCCTGTAATCCTCCTCTTTACCTATGAGGCGGCTTTCTGTATACTTGCGCTCAAGAAGACTTGTTATCATTTCCCCTACAAGCTTCACCAGATAGATGCCAGATTCGTTCCATTGCCTTTTTTCACCGACCGTGTTTATTTCAAGAAAGCCCTTGAAAGTAGATTTATAATATAAGGGAACCACCAGTACTGAAGCAATATCCATTTTTCTGAGGCTTTCTTTGATCCCTTTCCCTTCATCATTGAACTCTTCAAGGTCCGGTATATCGATGATGGCCCGTCTGTGGAATTGTTCTGATGCCCATTTGTTGTTCTTGACAGTCTCCTCTATGCCCATGCAAGAAGCGATGTTCTGTGTATTCCATCCATAGGTCCTTGTCATGCAGTCCTGGCTTTTGCTGTCAGAGTACAGGACAGCATGGTGTGCATCCAGGAACCGGGCTACTTCCCCGAGGGCTTTTCTAATTTCACCATCTATCTCATTCAAGGTGCTATTTATCAGCCGGCTGGAGATATGTGATATCAGTTTTTCCTTACGCAACTTCCTTTCAAGCGCTTCTTTAGCCTCTATCACTTTTGTGGCGTCCTCGACGATGCAACAGCAACCTATAATGTTTCCCGTACTGTCGTGCAGAGGCGTTGTCTTCAAATGCATGAAAAGGGATTTTCCCCATATGGAGTAGTAAGGGATCTCTATTGTATTGATAGTTCCATTTTCCAGAGTTTTCCTTATGGGTGCAGATATCCCTGACTCGATTATTGCCGGTGATGACAGCATATTAATTCTGCTTTTTGATTTTTCGGCAGAAGGAGACCCCATCAGGTTAAGAAGGAATCTATTTACATATACTATATTTCCTTCCCTGTCACATGAAAGTATCCCGACGGGTAATTCTTCCATAAGTTTCAGGTAATTATCCTCTAAGGCATACTGCTGTAACAAGGATTTCTCATGCTGCTTATCTATCATGATCTGATTAACCCGGAAGTTCCCGTTCCCACAATTGACTTCTGGAAAGCGTATTCTGTATATACACAAAATTATTATATTACAAGATATTTATAATTTGACATCATACGCTTCTTTGACACTGGGAACTAGAATAAGCAGGAAAATGTAAAATACTACAGCTCTCAGGCAATATTCATTCTTGAACCTACCAGGAAATATAAGGCCACATTACTGCGGCCAATGGCATAAGCAGGTAGGATTAAAGGCATGCAGTAGAACATCCACTGATATCATCCGAATAATAACTCCTTTCCCGGACAGCAGGCATGCACTATGCATCTCCTGTCTAGAGCCGCTTACGCATCACTATCCCGTTATATCTCTTTTCCTCACTGAAAAAGCCGGGGATCCTGCGCAGTTCCACAAAGCCGTTCCTCTCATAGATCTTCCTTGCAGCAGGCCAGCTCTCGGAGACCAGTAATATTATACTGGAAATCGGATATCTTTTGCTCACTCTTCCGGACAGTTCTGTGAACAGCAGGTCCCCATAACCTTTCCCACGATGTTTTTTAAGGATTCCTACGGAAGAAACGTATAGCTCTTTTCCCGCAGTGGTGTGCACCTCGCTGATCCTGTGGCTCAGGGCGAAGCTGTCCTCAGTAATATTCTCCGGATGATCCCATATCTCGGAGGAGATATATCCGCACACCTTGCTGTTAATTTCAAGAAGCAGGAAGCCTTCCGGAAAGTGTGCTATCCTTTCCAGGAAAGCAGCCTTGCTCTCGCGGATGTTCTCATGAAAGGATTCATCTTCTATCAGCATAATCTGATTGACGTCTGCGGATCCGGCTTCCCTGATAGTTATTTTTTCCATGGTAAAGAACTTGTACTTAATACTGATAAGATAAGCCGTAACATACTCTTATATATGATGGTGTTCTCTATTTATCTATCAGTTCGATTGCTCAACGATTTAATAAAGAATTATCATTATTTATGTGCTTCTTTTAGTGAATTGCTTGGACAGTAAAGAGTAAACCGTATCGAAAACCAGATTTGATCAAAGTCAGATTGGATTCTTCATGCGCAATTCTCGATCCCGTTCACAGCGGGACGAACTAGACAATATAAAGGAAATGAAATATGAGATTCGATAACAGAGGCGGCAACAGCAGAGGCGGAAGCGGTGGTTTCAGATCAACAGGTCCAAGAGAGATGCACAAGGCAACTTGCTCCGACTGCAAACAGGAAACCGAAGTACCTTTCGTTCCTGCCCCTGACAGACCTGTATACTGCAGGGAATGCTACCAGAAGCACAAGCCACAGAGATATTAAGATTCATATCTAAGATTTGAATCCCCCATAAGCGGGCAAATATCAAAATCCAGGTACCCATAACAGGATTTCCTGGTTCCGCATTTTTTGCCTGCAGTGGGATTTTTGGCCTATTTTTCAATTGTTTTGATCCGATATATTGCCTTTCTTCTAAAAAAGTGGCATATTGACTTGAAAATTGAAAATGTACTGTTCCCATTATGAGGGGCCCGGATTCTTGCGACCATACCTTTAGGGCGGCACATCGTATGCGTTTCAATGGATGCACGGGTTCCGGCCAATCTCGGAGCCACTTATAAGTCCACATCCAGGTGTGGCAGCTGCAGGAAGAGCTTTGTGTGCTATGCAAGCAATGGTAAAAGCCATATGATCATAAAAACCCCCTGGATGTGTTCTTCAATAAATCTCCTTCACCCTGCCAACGCTTCCGTCCTGTAATTCCACCTTTATCCCATGGGGGTGGGTGGATGAGTTCGTCAGGATCCTCTTCACAATGCCACGGGTGATCTTCCCGCTTCCCTGATCCTGCTTCAGGACAATCCCAACGCTTGCCCCTACCTTGATGTTATTTCTTGCAGTGCCGCTGTTCATGATAAACCTGTCAGTACTCTATGGGCTTTGAGTTTTCCCATTCTGCGTCTATGAAATGTTTAAAGATGTCTACCTGCTC
Proteins encoded:
- a CDS encoding ABC transporter ATP-binding protein, whose amino-acid sequence is MKMPSAEETTGQEVPLLEMRNVTVSRNDRKILDSVGMYIRQGENIAIIGPNGSGKSSIIKVITGDYRPRADSSGMVFRIMGKESWNIFDLRGLLGIVSGDLQLDYMRDISGMEVVLSGFFSSIGIYANHRVRPEMVATAYEVMKFLEIPHLSGKLISEMSAGEARRILIGRALVHDPQILVLDEPANSLDMKSHHQFRELTRKVAAAGKNIVLVTHDLGDIIPEIDRVILLKDGKVFAEGKKEEILSEGKLSDLFGLPVKVSRINGYYHAIY
- a CDS encoding PAS domain S-box protein yields the protein MIDKQHEKSLLQQYALEDNYLKLMEELPVGILSCDREGNIVYVNRFLLNLMGSPSAEKSKSRINMLSSPAIIESGISAPIRKTLENGTINTIEIPYYSIWGKSLFMHLKTTPLHDSTGNIIGCCCIVEDATKVIEAKEALERKLRKEKLISHISSRLINSTLNEIDGEIRKALGEVARFLDAHHAVLYSDSKSQDCMTRTYGWNTQNIASCMGIEETVKNNKWASEQFHRRAIIDIPDLEEFNDEGKGIKESLRKMDIASVLVVPLYYKSTFKGFLEINTVGEKRQWNESGIYLVKLVGEMITSLLERKYTESRLIGKEEDYRKLVTSIDTLIWRTDIDEKWNYINPQISAPADKVLGLPETTIHSWDDYFACIHPEDKDELFNIIQYTVLHAGVTKNVDYRLVCGDGSIQWVNSTGTAYVLENGNVQLLGTARNITKQKLAEEELARSEKRYRSLVEQSSDGIFINRTDGQIVEVNSKACEIMGYTKEQLKQMSVVDLLIPELRPEGEKVMELLKVQSFIHGETKYLTGKGDIIDVEINASLLDGYRDITQAVVRDITERKRAEEAMLRAKVEAESANRIKSEFLASMSHELRTPLNSIIGFSDMLAEGYAGPLSETQQKYTNYISTSGKYLLTLINNILDIAKIESGKMELELEPFNMNEVFEDAEKLTGHLARKKKIELHVIKPENIELLADKIKVKQIIYNLLSNAIKFTPDNGRVALSATASGNKVRVSVTDTGIGIAESDFDKLFMPFKQINSQLSRQYSGSGLGLSIVKELVELHGGNVTVESEPGKGSTFSFTIPFIPP
- a CDS encoding GNAT family N-acetyltransferase; the encoded protein is MEKITIREAGSADVNQIMLIEDESFHENIRESKAAFLERIAHFPEGFLLLEINSKVCGYISSEIWDHPENITEDSFALSHRISEVHTTAGKELYVSSVGILKKHRGKGYGDLLFTELSGRVSKRYPISSIILLVSESWPAARKIYERNGFVELRRIPGFFSEEKRYNGIVMRKRL
- a CDS encoding CxxC-x17-CxxC domain-containing protein is translated as MRFDNRGGNSRGGSGGFRSTGPREMHKATCSDCKQETEVPFVPAPDRPVYCRECYQKHKPQRY
- a CDS encoding YwbE family protein, coding for MNSGTARNNIKVGASVGIVLKQDQGSGKITRGIVKRILTNSSTHPHGIKVELQDGSVGRVKEIY